One window of the Salvia miltiorrhiza cultivar Shanhuang (shh) chromosome 6, IMPLAD_Smil_shh, whole genome shotgun sequence genome contains the following:
- the LOC130991039 gene encoding triacylglycerol lipase OBL1-like has protein sequence MDVEKPQKYLSLKPGRTNILGIFRVLSSHDYTEECRDFIESAEVKEEEMVEHRVVVFASVLAQKLIQYIAKPLSLLGSGLEMCFNILCNNTNFNVFFHNLLRGKVVVPSEKSASFVSMIGIMDKRVDLDNNIERGTNKYFASLCAIASKLAYENDHYIQTIVENTWKMEFLGAFSFWDDRYEADTTQAFLFRDCSTTPDTIVVAFRGTEPFNANDWITDCDISWCKLPNIKGRVHCGFVRALGLMHHDDDARQHAYAAITQLLRGHLKAVKLIVTGHSLGGALAILFAAALVMHDEAGVLERLEAVYTFGQPRVGDARFGKFMEERFKDWGVEYYRFVYSYDIVPRLPFDTKALMFKHFGTCIYVDTLYQAKIVEEEPLKNYFDCGSMVSKRVDAMWEVVRSFLLPRMFGPYYKEGFVLLMIRMSGLLFPGLPDHGLQDYINATRLALY, from the exons ATGGATGTTGAGAAACCCCAAAAGTATCTTTCATTGAAGCCTGGGCGCACCAACATCCTGGGCATTTTTCGTGTTCTATCATCCCATGATTACACAGAAGAATGCAGAGATTTCATAGAGTCGGCGGAGGTGAAGGAAGAAGAAATGGTTGAGCATAGAGTGGTTGTTTTTGCGTCAGTCTTGGCTCAGAAACTGATTCAATATATCGCTAAGCCCCTCTCCTTGCTGGGCTCAGGATTGGAGATGTGCTTCAACATTCTATGTAATAATACTAATTTCAACGTCTTCTTCCACAACTTGCTCAGAG GGAAGGTGGTGGTGCCGAGTGAAAAATCTGCTAGTTTTGTATCAATGATTGGTATTATGGATAAGAGGGTGGATTTGGACAACAACATTGAAAGAGGAACTAACAAATACTTTGCATCTCTCTGTGCAATCGCATCAAAATTAGCCTACGAAAATGACCATTACATCCAAACCATAGTTGAAAATACATGGAAG ATGGAGTTCTTGGGCGCATTTAGCTTTTGGGATG ACAGATATGAAGCAGATACAACACAAGCTTTCTTGTTCCGGGACTGCAGCACCACTCCTGACACCATCGTGGTAGCCTTCCGAGGCACCGAACCATTCAACGCTAACGATTGGATTACCGACTGCGACATATCATGGTGCAAGCTGCCCAACATCAAAGGCCGAGTCCACTGCGGCTTCGTCAGAGCCCTCGGCCTCATGCACCACGATGACGACGCACGTCAACATGCTTACGCCGCCATCACGCAATTGCTGCGCGGCCATCTCAAGGCCGTAAAATTGATCGTGACGGGGCACAGCCTAGGCGGGGCGCTAGCCATTCTCTTCGCTGCGGCCCTAGTGATGCACGACGAGGCTGGGGTGCTGGAGAGGTTAGAAGCTGTGTACACGTTTGGGCAGCCGAGAGTGGGAGATGCAAGATTTGGGAAGTTTATGGAGGAGCGATTTAAGGATTGGGGAGTTGAGTATTACAGATTTGTGTACAGTTACGATATTGTGCCGAGGCTCCCATTCGACACGAAGGCCCTCATGTTTAAGCATTTTGGGACATGCATCTACGTCGATACCCTCTACCAGGCAAAG ATTGTAGAAGAAGAACCACTGAAGAACTACTTCGACTGTGGGTCGATGGTTTCAAAGAGAGTAGATGCAATGTGGGAGGTGGTAAGAAGCTTTCTTCTACCTCGCATGTTCGGACCATATTATAAGGAAGGGTTTGTGTTGTTAATGATTCGAATGAGCGGCCTCCTATTCCCTGGTTTACCTGATCATGGACTTCAAGATTACATCAACGCTACTCGATTGGCACTTTATTGA